The proteins below come from a single Rosa rugosa chromosome 2, drRosRugo1.1, whole genome shotgun sequence genomic window:
- the LOC133734680 gene encoding receptor-like protein EIX2: protein MDSFYANLFKPTSYHLLNIIAHYFLFLFLASAYLQTAKLSLGDGLPHGVGSSCIEGERRALLNFKQDVTDPSGRLSSWVGQDCCRWRGISCNNRTGHVVRIDLRNLHWSVDKSTCLGGKINSSLLGLKHLLYLDLSWNDFPHIHIPKFIGQLTSLRYLNLSFTSFGGEIPPSLGNLSNLNYLDLSSAVVSSKNFNWLSHLSSLKYLDLGYLDLGSSALSWVHDVKMPPLLLELYLSECNLGENVPHSLPSMNFTSLLVFDISNNFINSSYPSWFFNLTNLKRLDLEGNFFNGPFPVEIANLKSLEDLGLGNDFLQGQIPKVIGTLCSLRILDLSWNSLDGGLEEVLNGFSNCTNYSLESLDLSNNLLEGELPAALGVLANLQELYLSVNHFSGSIPETFGNLSSLKSLDLTSNQMNGSIPESLGQLNQLVDLHLSSRSWEGTSNSWEGILTEAHFLHLSRLKSFQVGTDRPRSLIFNVAHEWVPPFQLDSLYIENCTVGPTFGVWLQSQTELVEVTLHNTGIRDTIPEEWFLKMSSKLTRLDLSYNQIHGKLPFIMNSPNLMYIDLSYNQFEGSLPHWSSSNASILDLRSNLFSGPIPSNYDQLLPTLHELYLSENHLNGTIPPSMCNMRHLSILALRSNQLSGEFPQAWSVWPYMWVVDVSSNNLSGNIPTSMGVPSSLLILKLSDNHFGGKIPSSLFQNCTDLRSIDLGGNRFTGSIPLWTSSYVSSDLYKLQLRSNSLSGHIPHRLCSLPALHIIDLGHNNFSGSIPKCLYNLTALAYGNDTRDSYIQNYLEKSSLTLKGQELVYNTTLALVKSIDFSSNNLEGVIPEGISSLIALGTLNLSRNQLSGNIPSKIGNLRWLETLDLSHNHLSGQIPQSLSSLTSLSHLNLSYNGLIGRIPTSTQLQTLNDASIYVSNPYLCGFPLLTKCSGDSTLTLTNPGGDETDNEVKDDNGNLGFYVSIILGFILGFWGVCGTLLVKHSWRYAYFRFFDDIKDKVALAIALKVAQFQRRC, encoded by the coding sequence ATGGATAGCTTCTATGCAAACTTATTCAAGCCTACCAGCTATCATCTCCTCAACATTATTGCTCACTACTTCCTGTTTCTTTTTCTGGCATCTGCATATCTGCAGACTGCTAAGCTCAGTTTGGGTGATGGGCTTCCACACGGTGTGGGATCATCATGCATTGAAGGAGAGAGACGAGCACTTCTCAACTTCAAACAAGATGTTACTGATCCTTCTGGTAGGCTCTCTTCCTGGGTGGGTCAGGATTGCTGTCGATGGAGGGGGATTTCATGCAACAACCGCACAGGTCACGTTGTGAGGATAGACCTCCGGAACTTGCACTGGTCGGTTGACAAAAGTACATGTTTGGGGGGTAAGATAAATTCTTCTTTGCTTGGCTTGAAACATTTATTGTACCTAGATCTAAGCTGGAATGATTTTCCACATATTCACATTCCCAAGTTCATTGGGCAGCTTACAAGTTTAAGGTATCTCAATCTCTCATTTACATCATTCGGGGGAGAGATTCCCCCTTCTCTTGGTAACCTATCAAACCTGAACTATCTTGACCTCAGTTCTGCGGTTGTTTCTTCCAAAAACTTCAATTGGCTTTCTCATCTCTCTTCCCTAAAATATCTAGATCTTGGATATTTGGATCTTGGTAGCTCAGCACTATCTTGGGTGCACGATGTTAAGATGCCACCTTTACTGTTAGAGTTATATTTGTCCGAATGCAATCTTGGTGAAAATGTTCCACACTCCCTGCCTTCAATGAACTTCACATCATTACTGGTTTTTGATATATCAAATAATTTTATCAATTCTTCATATCCCAGCTGGTTTTTTAATCTTACCAACCTCAAAAGACTTGATCTAGAGGGCAATTTTTTCAACGGTCCCTTCCCCGTTGAAATTGCAAACCTCAAGTCTCTGGAAGACCTGGGTTTAGGTAATGATTTTCTCCAAGGTCAAATTCCCAAAGTCATTGGGACTTTGTGCAGCCTAAGGATATTAGATCTTTCGTGGAACTCGTTGGATGGTGGCTTGGAAGAGGTTTTGAATGGTTTCTCAAACTGTACAAATTAtagtttagagtcacttgatttGTCCAACAATCTGCTAGAAGGCGAATTGCCTGCTGCCCTGGGAGTCCTAGCAAATCTGCAGGAACTTTACCTCTCTGTTAATCATTTTTCGGGTTCAATTCCAGAAACTTTTGGAAATTTGTCCTCCTTGAAATCACTGGACCTTACTTCCAATCAAATGAACGGGTCCATTCCTGAAAGTTTGGGGCAACTCAATCAGCTAGTTGACCTACATCTATCTTCTCGTTCGTGGGAAGGCACTTCAAATTCGTGGGAAGGCATTTTAACTGAAGCACATTTCCTGCATCTCTCTAGGTTAAAGTCTTTCCAGGTAGGCACAGACCGACCTAGGTCCCTCATTTTTAACGTGGCTCATGAGTGGGTTCCTCCTTTCCAGCTCGACTCACTTTACATTGAGAACTGTACAGTAGGTCCTACCTTTGGGGTATGGCTTCAATCTCAAACTGAACTAGTGGAGGTCACCCTTCATAATACTGGAATAAGAGACACCATACCAGAGGAATGGTTCTTGAAGATGTCTTCCAAACTCACACGTTTGGATTTGTCTTACAACCAAATCCATGGAAAGCTTCCATTCATAATGAACTCTCCAAATTTGATGTATATAGATTTGAGTTATAATCAATTTGAAGGCTCTCTGCCACATTGGTCTAGTAGTAATGCCTCGATCCTCGATCTTCGAAGCAATTTATTTTCTGGGCCAATTCCCTCAAATTATGATCAATTGTTGCCTACGTTGCACGAGTTGTACCTATCTGAGAATCATTTGAACGGTACTATACCACCCTCTATGTGCAACATGAGACATCTGTCAATTCTTGCATTAAGGAGCAATCAATTGTCTGGAGAATTCCCTCAAGCATGGAGTGTGTGGCCATATATGTGGGTTGTAGATGTCTCTAGCAACAATTTGTCTGGCAATATCCCTACTTCAATGGGTGTTCCAAGCTCACTATTGATATTGAAGCTGAGCGACAATCATTTTGGGGGTAAAATTCCTTCTTCTCTATTCCAAAATTGCACTGATTTGAGGAGTATTGATCTTGGAGGCAATAGATTTACTGGAAGCATCCCTTTATGGACAAGTTCATATGTATCATCTGATTTATACAAGTTACAATTGCGATCAAACTCTTTAAGCGGACATATCCCCCATCGATTGTGCTCACTTCCAGCCCTTCATATCATAGACCTTGGCCACAACAACTTTTCAGGGAGCATTCCCAAGTGTTTGTATAATTTGACAGCTTTGGCATATGGTAATGACACTCGTGACTCCTATATTCAAAATTATCTTGAGAAGTCCAGCTTGACGTTAAAGGGACAAGAACTCGTGTACAACACGACTCTGGCTTTGGTAAAAAGCATTGATTTCTCATCAAATAACTTAGAAGGTGTAATCCCTGAAGGAATAAGCAGCCTCATTGCCTTGGGTACGTTGAACTTGTCCAGAAATCAACTAAGTGGAAACATTCCTTCAAAGATTGGAAACTTGCGATGGCTGGAAACCCTTGATCTCTCACACAATCACCTTTCAGGACAGATTCCTCAAAGTCTCTCATCATTAACCTCATTGTCTCACTTGAACTTGTCTTATAACGGCTTGATCGGAAGGATTCCTACAAGCACCCAACTCCAGACACTCAATGATGCATCCATTTATGTGAGCAATCCATATCTATGCGGATTTCCTCTTTTAACCAAGTGCTCGGGAGATAGCACACTTACATTGACTAATCCTGGTGGTGATGAAACAGACAATGAAGTTAAAGATGACAATGGAAATCTTGGTTTCTATGTAAGCATCATACTTGGCTTTATCCTAGGCTTTTGGGGTGTTTGTGGGACATTGCTTGTTAAACACTCATGGAGGTATGCCTATTTTCGATTCTTCGATGACATTAAAGATAAAGTAGCATTGGCAATTGCATTGAAGGTGGCTCAATTCCAAAGACGATGTTGA